AATTAGTTCCGCTATAATCCCGGTGGATATAAGTTGAATACCGGAAAGTATTAAAAGGACTCCCAGGATGAGCAGAGGCCTGTTTCCTATGTTTTCCCCGAAGAAGAGTTTCAAAACCGTAAGGTAAAGCCCAATTAAAAATCCCAGAGTGAAAAGTATAAAACCTATCCCACCGAATACGTAAAGAGGTCTTGTTATATACTCGTTTAGGAACTTAACAAGGAAAATGTCCAGTATAACCCTTATTGTCCTGTCTATTCCGTACTTTGACCTTCCGTATAGCCTCGGGTGGTGCCTTACGGGGATTTCTGTTATCTTTGCACCGAAGCGTTTTGCAAGAGCTGGTAGAAACCTGTGCATATCGCCGTACAGCCTGTACATCTTTGCTATGTCAGCCTTGTAAGCTTTAAGTGTACATCCGTAGTCGTGGAGTTCTACTCCCGTTACTTTTGAAATGATCCAGTTTGCTATCTTTGAAGGGAGTTTTCTCGAGAGGAAGGGATCTTTTCTATCCTTTCTCCAACCGCTCACTATGTCGTAGCCTTCTTTCATCTTCTCCAGGAGTTTAGGAATGTCTTCTGGATCGTTCTGGAGATCCGCGTCCATGGTTATTATCACATCTCCCTTTGCGTGTTCAAATCCCGCGTATATGGCAGCGGTTTGCCCGTAATTCCTCCTAAACCTTATTACCTTTACCTTTTTATCCTTATTCGCTATTTCCTTTAAAATTTCAGGAGTCCTATCTGTTGAACCGTCGTCTACGAATATTATTTCGTAGTCTTCTCCCAAAGAATCAAGAACCTTCTTTAACTTCTCGTAAAGAACGGGAATATTTTCTTCCTCGTTGTAGGCGGGAATGACGACCGAAATCATTAGAAGAAGTATTTTATCTTAATTTGTATGAAAAGGATTATCGCTCTTTTGTTTTTCTTCCTTATAGCTTTCGGATACTCACTCAGCCCTGAGGAAGAAAAGCAG
The genomic region above belongs to Aquifex aeolicus VF5 and contains:
- a CDS encoding glycosyltransferase family 2 protein translates to MISVVIPAYNEEENIPVLYEKLKKVLDSLGEDYEIIFVDDGSTDRTPEILKEIANKDKKVKVIRFRRNYGQTAAIYAGFEHAKGDVIITMDADLQNDPEDIPKLLEKMKEGYDIVSGWRKDRKDPFLSRKLPSKIANWIISKVTGVELHDYGCTLKAYKADIAKMYRLYGDMHRFLPALAKRFGAKITEIPVRHHPRLYGRSKYGIDRTIRVILDIFLVKFLNEYITRPLYVFGGIGFILFTLGFLIGLYLTVLKLFFGENIGNRPLLILGVLLILSGIQLISTGIIAELIVRTYYESRGEKPYIIEEKINFNGVDKDGSNT